The following proteins come from a genomic window of Chloroflexota bacterium:
- a CDS encoding MoaD/ThiS family protein yields MKVKVRISSLLRQFSQITGEPEVFEVAAPNAIECLRKLADRFPSMRQWVYDKEGKVLGLMQFFVNGEKLPADELTTPLRDGDELFILFGIGGG; encoded by the coding sequence ATGAAGGTAAAGGTCAGGATATCCTCGCTGCTTCGTCAATTCAGCCAGATCACTGGTGAACCAGAGGTATTTGAGGTGGCCGCACCCAACGCCATAGAATGCCTGCGAAAGCTGGCTGACCGGTTCCCCTCCATGAGGCAGTGGGTCTACGACAAAGAAGGCAAGGTGCTGGGCCTGATGCAATTCTTCGTCAACGGAGAGAAGCTCCCGGCTGATGAACTCACGACCCCACTCAGGGACGGCGATGAGCTTTTTATCCTTTTTGGCATCGGCGGAGGGTAG
- a CDS encoding alcohol dehydrogenase catalytic domain-containing protein, producing the protein MRAATIYGPRDIRMETVEHPSIKKDEILVKVKACGICGTDIHTYKVGKTSTSQSQQPIILGHEFSGEIVEVGQSVLGLKTGDKIVGTGYRACGKCHWCQTGQSDRCPNPTVPGEGMDGAFAEYVVVPNPALGKTIFHIPENLSWEEAATVEPLSVACFAVSRARIEPNQAVVILGAGMIGQCIARVCKAMGAKVIVSEPSIIRLTMARKSGADVALNPRETNPVEVVAEVTSGEMASVVFECSGAPAAFRQAPLLTRPFGRIIQVGMFEDTLELRPELLSLMFNFRNLTLRGSGGQRWDMAVELMQTGQVKTKELITHKFLLENIKEAFEAQINSDEAIKVLIEPGVT; encoded by the coding sequence ATGAGAGCCGCCACAATCTACGGTCCGCGCGACATAAGAATGGAGACGGTGGAGCACCCATCTATCAAAAAGGATGAGATATTGGTGAAAGTGAAAGCCTGTGGAATATGCGGCACTGATATACATACCTACAAGGTAGGTAAGACATCGACATCTCAATCTCAACAACCCATCATATTGGGTCACGAATTCAGCGGTGAAATAGTCGAAGTAGGGCAGTCAGTTTTAGGTCTGAAGACGGGTGATAAGATAGTGGGGACTGGCTACCGCGCCTGTGGGAAGTGCCACTGGTGTCAAACAGGTCAATCCGACAGATGCCCCAACCCCACAGTTCCCGGAGAGGGCATGGACGGTGCCTTTGCTGAATACGTTGTGGTCCCCAACCCGGCGCTGGGGAAGACAATCTTCCACATACCGGAAAACCTGAGCTGGGAGGAAGCAGCTACCGTGGAGCCCCTGTCCGTTGCCTGCTTCGCAGTGTCACGAGCACGCATTGAGCCAAATCAGGCTGTCGTCATCCTGGGAGCGGGAATGATCGGCCAGTGCATAGCCCGGGTGTGCAAGGCTATGGGGGCCAAAGTCATTGTCAGTGAGCCTTCTATCATACGCCTGACAATGGCCAGGAAGTCCGGCGCTGATGTGGCTCTGAACCCCAGGGAGACTAACCCTGTCGAGGTTGTCGCAGAGGTTACCTCAGGGGAAATGGCTAGCGTCGTCTTCGAGTGTTCAGGGGCACCCGCTGCCTTCCGCCAAGCGCCATTGCTGACACGGCCATTCGGCAGGATAATTCAAGTGGGCATGTTTGAGGACACCCTTGAGCTGCGCCCGGAACTACTAAGCCTCATGTTCAACTTCAGAAATTTAACCCTGCGTGGCTCCGGGGGCCAGAGATGGGACATGGCGGTCGAACTTATGCAGACTGGCCAGGTGAAGACAAAGGAACTGATAACACATAAATTCCTCCTTGAGAACATCAAGGAGGCTTTCGAGGCCCAGATCAACTCAGACGAAGCAATAAAGGTCCTCATAGAGCCCGGGGTGACTTGA